One Chionomys nivalis chromosome 4, mChiNiv1.1, whole genome shotgun sequence genomic region harbors:
- the Jaml gene encoding LOW QUALITY PROTEIN: junctional adhesion molecule-like (The sequence of the model RefSeq protein was modified relative to this genomic sequence to represent the inferred CDS: deleted 1 base in 1 codon) produces MFCLLKLIVIPVILAPVGDSQGLSDTAVSSPKLRVHVGDSAFMGCVVQSTEEKHVVKVDWILSKGERAVSEYVLYYYSNLSVPTGRFQNRSLLVGDVLQNDGSLLLQNVQEADWGIYTCEIRFESESRVFKKSVELFVLPEEPKELTVHVGDSTEIGCFFQSTKKEHVTKVEWMFSSGEEEVILRYDFNVPRGHSQSQGRFQNRVNLMGDISNNDGSIMFQTVKLSDQGAYTCRIYLGKLESRKTIVLRVIQKEPRRGQHLGSISTTPRPETHQPVTLDGNQLVIIVGIVCATLLLLPVLILIVKKTQWSKSSVSSTASLKSLESKEKVNPEKHIYSSVSTWEATEEGPRGQPEATYMTMHPVWPSPSKAPNLALSSVRST; encoded by the exons CCCCGGTAGGTGATTCTCAGGGCCTGTCTGACACGGCTGTCTCGTCCCCTAAGCTGAGAGTGCATGTGGGTGATTCAGCTTTCATGGGATGTGTTGTCCAGAGCACAGAAGAGAAACACGTGGTCAAAGTAGACTGGATACTCTCAAAAGGGGAACGTGCTGTG AGTGAGTACGTGCTGTACTATTACTCCAACCTTAGCGTGCCTACGGGGCGCTTCCAGAACCGGTCGCTTTTGGTGGGGGACGTCTTACAAAATGACGGCTCCCTCCTGCTCCAAAATGTGCAAGAGGCTGATTGGGGCATCTACACCTGCGAAATCCGCTTCGAGAGTGAGAGCAGGGTGTTTAAAAAGTCCGTGGAACTGTTCGTGCTGCCAGAGGAGCCTAAAG AGCTCACAGTCCATGTAGGCGATTCAACTGAGATAGGATGTTTTTTCCAGAGCACA AAAAAGGAGCATGTGACCAAGGTGGAATGGATGTTCTCTTCCGGAGAA GAGGAAGTAATCTTGCGCTATGACTTCAACGTGCCTCGTGGGCACTCCCAGAGCCAAGGCCGCTTCCAAAACCGTGTAAATCTGATGGGCGACATCTCCAACAACGATGGCTCTATCATGTTTCAAACAGTGAAGCTGTCTGACCAAGGGGCCTACACCTGTCGCATCTACCTGGGGAAGCTGGAGTCCAGGAAAACCATTGTGTTGCGTGTGATCCAGAAAGAGCCTCGAAGAGGCCAACATTTGG gGTCGATTTCAACAACTCCTAGACCTGAGACCCATCAGCCGGTGACTCTGGATGGGAATCAGCTGGTGATAATTGTGGGGATCGTCTGCGCCACCCTCTTGCTGCTCCCCGTTTTGATCCTCATTGTGAAGAAAACCCAGTGGAGTAAGAG TTCAGTGAGTTCTACGGCTTCCTTGAAGAGCCTGGAGAGCAAAGAGAAGGTGAACCCAGAG AAACACATCTACTCCTCAGTGAGCACGTGGGAGGCGACAGAGGAAGGACCACGTGGACAACCAGAGGCCACCTACATGACCATG CACCCAGTTTGGCCCTCTCCCTCCAAAGCACCCAATTTGGCCCTCTCTTCAGTCAGATCCACATAA
- the Scn2b gene encoding sodium channel subunit beta-2, whose protein sequence is MHRDAWLPRPAFSLTGLSLFFTLVPPGRSMEVTVPTTLSVLNGSDTRLPCTFNSCYTVNHKQFSLNWTYQECSNCSEEMFLQFRMKIINLKLERFGDRVEFSGNPSKYDVSVTLKNVQLEDEGIYNCYITNPPDRHRGHGKIYLQVLLEVPPERDSTVAVIVGASVGGFLAVVILVLMVVKCVRRKKEQKLSTDDLKTEEEGKTDGEGNMEDGAK, encoded by the exons ATGCACAGGGATGCCTGGCTACCTCGCCCTGCCTTCAGTCTCACGGGGCTCAGTCTGTTTTTCACTTTGG TGCCCCCAGGACGGAGCATGGAAGTCACAGTCCCTACCACTCTCAGTGTCCTCAATGGGTCCGACACCCGCCTGCCCTGTACCTTCAACTCCTGCTACACCGTGAACCACAAGCAGTTCTCTCTAAACTGGACTTACCAGGAATGTAGCAATTGCTCAGAGGAGATG TTCCTCCAGTTCCGAATGAAGATCATTAACCTGAAGCTGGAGCGGTTTGGAGACCGTGTAGAGTTCTCCGGGAACCCAAGTAAGTATGACGTGTCGGTGACACTGAAAAACGTGCAGCTGGAAGACGAAGGCATCTACAATTGCTACATCACCAACCCACCGGACCGCCACCGTGGCCATGGCAAGATCTACCTGCAGGTCCTTCTGGAAG TGCCCCCAGAGCGGGACTCCACGGTGGCAGTCATTGTGGGTGCCTCAGTGGGGGGCTTCTTGGCTGTGGTCATCTTAGTGCTGATGGTGGTCAAGTGCGTGAGGAGGAAAAAGGAGCAGAAGCTGAGCACGGATGACCTGAAGACTGAGGAGGAGGGCAAGACGGACGGTGAGGGCAACATGGAAGACGGTGCCAAGTAA